The DNA region GGCCATGCTCGAAGCATAGCCACGGCCCACCGCAGCCCGTCGGCTAGGCGCTGCGCTGGTAGGCGCGGAACGCCCGGGTGGCGATCCAGGTGAGCACGACGGTGAAGACCGCCAGCATGCCGAGGTTCGTCCACGCGCTCGACCAGTCCGGGTTCGCCTGGAGCGCCTCTCGGCCGGCGACGACCGCCCATTCGAACGGATTCCAGGCCGCGGCATCCGCGACCCAGTCCGCCGACAGACTGGTGTCCATCAGGGCGGAACTCAGGAACATCAGCGGGATGGTGATGAGCTGCGACAGTCCGATGAGCACGGTCTGGTTGCGAGCGAGCAGCGCTGCCGCGTTCGACAGCGCCGAGAACGACGCCGTGAGCAGCATCGCCGCCACCACCATGATCAGGATGCCGCCGATGCCCCCGGCGAAGCGTGCACCGCAGAGCCAGGCGACGCCCAGCACGATGAGCGTCTGCACCACCGTGAGGATGGCCTGGTAGACGAGCGTGGCCGTCATCAGTGCTCCGCGGTTCGTCGGAGAGGTGAGCAGGCGATCCATGACGCCGCGGTCCATGTCCTCGATGTAGCTCGTGCCAGCCCACGCGCTGCCGAACAGCGCCATCATCATGACGATGCCCGGCGTGAGGAACTCGAGATAGCTCGAGCCGCCGGAGAAGCCCGGGATGTCGACGACGCTCATGAAGAGCTGCCCGAAGAGCAGGAGCCAGATGAGCGGCTGCACGACGTTCATGACGAGGAAGGCCGGGATGCGCACTGCCGCGCGCAGGTGCCGCAGCGTGAGGTATCCGGTGTGGGAGAAGAAGCCGGCGCCGGCGGGCCGGGCGTAGCTCGCCGGCCGGGTCGGCTGCGCGGGGGCGGTCAGGGTGCTCATGATGCACTCCTCTCGAGGTTCGTTGCGGCATCCGTCGCCCGCCGAGCGAAGCTGTCCTGCGCAGCGGCGAAGGAGTGACCGGTGTTGGCGAGGTAGACGTCGTCGAGGCTGGGCCTGGCGACTGTGGCCGAGGCGACCCCGAGGCCCTCGGCATCGAGCACAGCGAGGGCGAGC from Leifsonia sp. Root1293 includes:
- a CDS encoding ABC transporter permease; this translates as MSTLTAPAQPTRPASYARPAGAGFFSHTGYLTLRHLRAAVRIPAFLVMNVVQPLIWLLLFGQLFMSVVDIPGFSGGSSYLEFLTPGIVMMMALFGSAWAGTSYIEDMDRGVMDRLLTSPTNRGALMTATLVYQAILTVVQTLIVLGVAWLCGARFAGGIGGILIMVVAAMLLTASFSALSNAAALLARNQTVLIGLSQLITIPLMFLSSALMDTSLSADWVADAAAWNPFEWAVVAGREALQANPDWSSAWTNLGMLAVFTVVLTWIATRAFRAYQRSA